Proteins encoded together in one Carassius auratus strain Wakin unplaced genomic scaffold, ASM336829v1 scaf_tig00002576, whole genome shotgun sequence window:
- the LOC113069931 gene encoding aldehyde dehydrogenase family 9 member A1-A, with amino-acid sequence MAQQPLLSLPEFHNVSTGALVVKEPLNFWGGARVKPKDTKNSEPVYEPATGRVLCNMIPCGEEEVDEAIKSAHSAFLKWSKLSGMERARIMLEAARIIRERRDEIARAEVANNGKSITEAQVDIDVAWQCIEYYAGIAPTLSGQHIQLPGGSFAYTRREPLGVCVGIGAWNYPFQIAAWKSAPAMACGNAMVFKPSPMTPVTAVMLAEIYKEAGVPDGLFNVVQGGAETGGLLCHHPMVAKVSFTGSVPTGKKVMEMAAKGVKQVTLELGGKSPLIIFKDCELENAIKGALMANFLTQGEVCCNGTRVFVQREIMPQFLEEVVKRTKAIPVGDPLCEETRMGALISKPHMEKVLGFIKQAKEQGAKVLCGGERFVPTDPKLKDGYFVSPCVLDNCRDDMTCVKEEIFGPVMSVLPFDTEDEVLQRANNTTFGLASGVFTRDIARAHRVAANLQAGTCYINNYNVGPVEVPFGGYKMSGFGRENGQVTIEYYSQLKTVVVEMGDVESLF; translated from the exons ATGGCTCAGCAACCACTTCTGTCGCTGCCCGAGTTTCACAACGTTTCCACCGGTGCTTTGGTGGTGAAGGAGCCGCTGAATTTCTGGGGAGGAGCAAGAGTGAAACCGAAGGACACAAAGAACTCTGAACCAGTATACGAACCTGCAACTG GTCGTGTGCTGTGTAATATGATTCCCTGCGGAGAGGAGGAGGTAGATGAGGCCATTAAAAGTGCTCATTCTGCATTTCTAAAATGGAGCAAATTATCAGGAATGGAGAGGGCCCGGATCATGCTGGAGGCTGCCAGAATTATTAGA GAGCGCAGAGATGAAATTGCGAGAGCAGAAGTGGCCAATAATGGCAAGTCCATCACTGAGGCTCAGGTGGATATTGATGTTGCTTGGCAGTGTATTGAATACTATGCTGGCATTGCCCCCACTTTGTCAG GCCAGCACATACAGCTTCCAGGAGGTTCTTTTGCCTATACCAGAAGGGAGCCACTGGGAGTGTGTGTTGGCATTGGAGCTTGGAACTACCCATTCCAGATAGCTGCCTGGAAGTCAGCCCCAGCCATGGCCTGTG GCAATGCCATGGTGTTTAAACCATCTCCCATGACCCCAGTGACCGCGGTCATGTTGGCAGAGATCTACAAAGAGGCAGGTGTCCCAGATGGACTCTTTAATGTGGTACAAGGAGGAGCCGAGACTGGAGGACTGCTGTGTCACCATCCCATGGTGGCCAAAGTGTCCTTTACTGGCAGTGTTCCCACTGGAAAGAAG GTTATGGAAATGGCAGCCAAAGGTGTGAAGCAGGTGACTCTGGAGCTTGGAGGAAAGTCACCACTGATTATCTTTAAGGACTGTGAACTGGAGAATGCGATCAAAGGAGCACTCATGGCCAACTTCCTCACCCAGGGAGAG gtgtGCTGCAATGGAACACGGGTGTTTGTGCAGAGGGAGATCATGCCACAGTTCTTGGAGGAAGTGGTGAAGAGGACCAAGGCCATCCCTGTTGGGGATCCCCTGTGTGAAGAGACACGCATGGGTGCCCTCATCAGTAAACCCCACATGGAAAAAGTGCTGGGCTTCATCAAGCAAGCAAAAGAACAG GGTGCAAAGGTTTTATGTGGGGGAGAACGATTTGTTCCCACTGATCCCAAACTGAAAGATGGTTACTTTGTGTCCCCATGTGTGCTGG ACAACTGCAGGGATGATATGACCTGTGTGAAGGAGGAGATCTTTGGCCCTGTAATGTCTGTTCTGCCTTTTGACACAGAGGACGAAGTTCTCCAAAGAGCCAACAACACAACCTTTGGATTGGCGTCTGGAGTCTTCACCAG GGATATAGCTCGTGCCCACAGAGTTGCTGCAAACCTTCAGGCAGGAACGTGCTACATCAACAACTACAATGTTGGCCCTGTGGAAGTTCCTTTTGGGGGCTACAAGATGTCAG GGTTTGGAAGGGAGAATGGACAAGTGACCATTGAGTACTACTCTCAGCTCAAGACCGTTGTGGTGGAAATGGGAGATGTGGAAAGCCTCTTTTAG